A genomic window from Pseudomonadales bacterium includes:
- the leuS gene encoding leucine--tRNA ligase, which yields MNESYDPKTVEQDAQQRWDAAGCFQAQESETRDKYYCLAMFPYPSGQLHMGHVRCYTLGDVINRYYRLKGLNVMQPMGWDAFGLPAENAAIKNGIPPARWTKDNIDYMRRQMKALGLGIDWSREFATCEPSYYHWEQWFFTKLYEKGMVYRKSSVVNWDPVDQTVLANEQVVDGRGWRSGAVVERREMPQWFLKITDYAEELLGELDNLPGWPESVKAMQRNWIGKSMGVEIDFPVVGAATEKLTVYTTRPDTLLGATYVAVAAEHPLARQAAAADPAIAEFVARCKQATTAEADMATMEKAGIATRFKVAHPLTGDPLPVWVANFVLIEYGSGAVMAVPGHDQRDWEFATRYGIPIRQVIEPVDGADCDLQQAAFVPYGRLVDSGEFTGLSSEAAFDAIASALEARGLGRRQTNYRLRDWGVSRQRYWGCPIPMIHCPDCGTVPVPDEDLPVVLPTEVKFEGVRSPLTTMASFYEVNCPTCGGKARRETDTFDTFMESSWYYARFASPDSNRPMVDERVDYWTPVDYYVGGIEHAILHLLYARFYHKLMRDHGLVASDEPFTQLLMLGMVLKDGRKMSKSAGDAGNPQHLLEKYGADAVRTAMMFAAPPDQSFEWSEAGVEGQGKFCRRLWTLVQDHVAAGRAPALDKSALTEDGRNLRRKAHETLQKADDDFGRRVQFNTVVSAVHELVNLISRMTITAPADRAAVHEALKIAVLVLSPIAPHITQALWNRLGEKTLLVEECWPAVDESALVLERLQLVVQVNGKVRGQVDVAADADQAVAQEAAMTNENVVRFLEGKTIRKAIFVPGKLLNLVVG from the coding sequence ATGAACGAGTCTTATGATCCGAAAACCGTCGAGCAGGATGCCCAGCAGCGCTGGGACGCAGCCGGCTGTTTCCAGGCCCAGGAGTCAGAAACCCGGGATAAGTACTACTGTCTGGCCATGTTCCCTTACCCCAGCGGCCAGCTGCACATGGGGCATGTGCGCTGCTACACCCTCGGTGATGTCATCAACCGCTACTACCGCCTCAAGGGCCTGAATGTCATGCAGCCCATGGGCTGGGACGCCTTCGGGCTGCCCGCGGAAAACGCCGCCATCAAGAACGGTATTCCACCGGCACGCTGGACGAAGGACAACATCGACTACATGCGCCGCCAGATGAAAGCGCTGGGTCTGGGTATCGACTGGTCCCGGGAGTTCGCCACCTGCGAACCCTCCTACTATCACTGGGAGCAGTGGTTTTTCACCAAGCTCTACGAAAAGGGCATGGTGTATCGCAAAAGCTCGGTCGTGAACTGGGATCCGGTGGATCAGACCGTGCTCGCCAATGAACAGGTTGTGGACGGGCGCGGCTGGCGCTCCGGGGCTGTGGTGGAACGCCGGGAGATGCCCCAGTGGTTTCTGAAGATCACCGATTATGCAGAAGAACTGCTCGGTGAGCTGGATAACCTCCCCGGCTGGCCCGAGTCGGTGAAGGCCATGCAGCGCAACTGGATCGGCAAGTCGATGGGTGTGGAGATTGACTTTCCGGTGGTCGGTGCAGCGACCGAAAAACTCACCGTGTATACCACCCGGCCGGACACACTGCTCGGGGCGACCTATGTGGCCGTAGCTGCCGAGCACCCCCTCGCCCGGCAGGCGGCGGCCGCGGATCCCGCGATCGCCGAATTTGTCGCCCGCTGTAAACAGGCCACCACCGCGGAAGCGGATATGGCCACCATGGAAAAAGCCGGCATCGCCACCCGTTTCAAGGTCGCACACCCGCTCACCGGCGACCCTCTGCCGGTCTGGGTCGCGAACTTCGTGCTGATCGAATATGGCTCAGGTGCGGTGATGGCGGTGCCCGGGCACGATCAGCGGGACTGGGAGTTTGCGACCAGGTACGGTATTCCCATCCGCCAGGTGATTGAACCGGTGGACGGGGCCGACTGTGATCTGCAGCAGGCGGCCTTTGTGCCCTACGGTCGCCTGGTGGATTCCGGCGAATTCACCGGACTGAGTTCCGAGGCTGCCTTCGATGCAATTGCCAGCGCGCTGGAGGCCAGGGGCCTCGGCCGGCGCCAGACCAATTACCGGTTGCGCGACTGGGGCGTGTCCCGGCAGCGCTACTGGGGTTGCCCGATTCCCATGATTCACTGCCCGGACTGCGGCACGGTGCCGGTGCCCGATGAAGATCTGCCCGTGGTGCTGCCGACCGAGGTGAAATTCGAAGGGGTGCGATCGCCGCTGACCACCATGGCGAGTTTCTACGAAGTGAATTGTCCGACGTGCGGCGGTAAGGCGCGCCGGGAGACGGATACCTTCGATACCTTCATGGAGTCGTCCTGGTACTACGCGCGTTTCGCCTCGCCGGATTCCAACAGACCGATGGTCGACGAGCGGGTCGACTACTGGACACCGGTGGATTACTACGTGGGTGGCATCGAGCATGCAATTCTCCACCTGCTCTATGCGCGCTTCTATCACAAGCTGATGCGCGATCACGGCCTGGTGGCATCGGATGAACCTTTCACCCAGCTCCTCATGCTCGGCATGGTGCTCAAGGACGGCAGGAAGATGTCCAAGTCTGCCGGTGATGCGGGTAACCCCCAGCACCTGCTGGAAAAATATGGCGCCGATGCAGTACGCACGGCCATGATGTTTGCCGCACCACCGGATCAGTCCTTCGAATGGTCCGAAGCAGGTGTCGAGGGCCAGGGCAAATTCTGCAGGCGGTTGTGGACACTGGTGCAGGACCATGTGGCCGCCGGTCGCGCTCCCGCACTGGATAAGAGTGCGCTCACTGAAGATGGCAGGAATCTCAGACGTAAAGCCCATGAGACCCTGCAGAAAGCGGACGACGATTTTGGTCGACGGGTGCAGTTCAATACTGTCGTTTCTGCCGTGCATGAGCTTGTCAATCTCATCAGCCGGATGACCATTACCGCGCCTGCCGATCGCGCGGCAGTGCACGAAGCGCTGAAGATCGCCGTGCTCGTATTGTCACCGATCGCGCCACACATCACCCAGGCGTTGTGGAACAGGCTGGGTGAGAAGACTCTGCTGGTCGAAGAGTGCTGGCCGGCTGTCGATGAATCCGCTCTGGTTCTGGAGCGGCTGCAGCTGGTGGTGCAGGTGAACGGCAAGGTCCGTGGCCAGGTCGATGTTGCGGCGGATGCGGATCAGGCGGTGGCTCAGGAGGCGGCAATGACAAATGAAAACGTGGTGCGGTTCCTCGAGGGCAAGACGATCCGCAAGGCGATCTTCGTGCCCGGTAAACTTCTGAATCTGGTGGTGGGATGA
- the lnt gene encoding apolipoprotein N-acyltransferase, which translates to MLALIAGALLPLAFAPFDLWPLGILSVGLWFHLLERDPGRGLLLGWLYGAGKYGVGVSWVYVSIHEHGGAPPLLAGLLVVLFVSGLSLFTLANGWLFIRWRGVRTARSGSTAVSEHQGRNALKFLLCFVLFEWLLTWVLTGFPWLLLGYGFPDTTLRGFAPLGGVFLVSGVAAAVAVALTLLARGIAAGRWRRMGAFDGQAAALLLVILLPWLIGAGLTQIRWSTPQAAHRVALVQGNVPQTVKWQPETRAPIIEKYLRLSEPYWGADLILWPEAALTAFEHEIPDLLARLNARGQRTGTALVLGIPGLEVRPGDEVVFHNTTLGLGMASGRYVKRRLVPFGEYVPLEDLLRGLITFFDLPMSRAEPGNWRQPLLQIHGAPAAMAICYEVVYPELLRESADVLLTVSNDTWFGDSLGPRQHLQMARMRALENGRWLLRATNDGLTAIIDPRGRIDAVLPRFEEGVLVGGYRSMQGRTPYNRLGNWPLLGTLAFVALLLVVLDRRARSRRDGVAD; encoded by the coding sequence ATGCTCGCGCTCATCGCGGGCGCCCTGCTGCCGCTGGCCTTCGCACCCTTCGACTTATGGCCGCTCGGCATCCTTTCCGTCGGGTTGTGGTTTCACCTGCTGGAGCGCGATCCGGGTCGCGGATTGCTGCTCGGGTGGCTCTACGGGGCTGGCAAGTACGGGGTCGGTGTGTCCTGGGTGTATGTCAGCATCCATGAGCATGGTGGCGCCCCACCGCTGCTGGCAGGATTGCTCGTCGTCCTCTTTGTGTCCGGACTTTCCCTGTTCACCCTGGCGAACGGCTGGCTGTTTATCCGCTGGCGCGGGGTACGCACGGCGCGGAGCGGGTCTACCGCGGTCAGCGAACACCAGGGCCGCAACGCCCTCAAGTTCCTGCTGTGCTTCGTGCTGTTCGAATGGCTGCTGACCTGGGTACTCACCGGGTTCCCCTGGCTGCTGCTGGGTTACGGGTTTCCCGATACGACGCTGCGAGGTTTTGCTCCGCTTGGCGGTGTGTTTCTGGTGTCGGGCGTCGCGGCTGCAGTTGCCGTGGCGCTGACACTGCTCGCCCGGGGAATTGCGGCCGGCCGGTGGCGGAGAATGGGTGCTTTCGACGGTCAGGCTGCTGCACTTCTGCTGGTGATCCTGTTGCCCTGGCTGATCGGCGCCGGCCTGACTCAAATCCGCTGGTCCACACCCCAGGCGGCCCACCGGGTGGCTCTGGTACAGGGCAATGTCCCCCAGACGGTGAAGTGGCAGCCGGAGACCCGTGCGCCGATCATCGAAAAGTATCTGCGACTGAGCGAGCCTTACTGGGGTGCGGATCTGATTCTGTGGCCGGAAGCCGCGCTCACCGCATTTGAACATGAGATTCCCGATCTGCTGGCGCGGCTGAACGCACGCGGGCAGCGCACCGGTACCGCGCTCGTTCTCGGCATACCGGGGCTCGAGGTGCGTCCCGGAGATGAAGTGGTTTTCCACAACACCACCCTGGGACTGGGCATGGCGAGCGGTCGCTATGTAAAACGGCGCCTGGTGCCCTTTGGTGAATATGTGCCCCTCGAGGACCTGCTGCGGGGTCTGATCACCTTTTTCGATCTGCCCATGTCCCGTGCTGAACCCGGAAACTGGCGACAGCCCCTGCTGCAGATCCATGGCGCACCTGCAGCGATGGCCATCTGCTATGAGGTCGTCTATCCGGAACTGCTGCGTGAATCGGCTGATGTGCTGCTGACCGTGTCCAACGACACCTGGTTCGGCGATAGTCTCGGGCCCCGCCAGCATCTGCAGATGGCCCGGATGCGGGCGCTGGAAAACGGACGCTGGCTGCTCCGCGCGACCAATGACGGGCTGACCGCCATCATCGATCCCCGGGGTCGGATCGACGCCGTACTGCCCCGGTTCGAAGAGGGGGTGCTGGTGGGCGGATACCGCTCGATGCAGGGCCGCACACCCTACAACCGCCTGGGCAACTGGCCGCTGCTGGGGACTCTGGCCTTCGTGGCGCTGCTGCTCGTTGTGCTGGATCGGCGGGCACGCAGTCGTCGCGACGGTGTTGCAGACTGA
- a CDS encoding transporter associated domain-containing protein — protein sequence MSENNLGRRSFLDWMSDIFSGEPSDRTELMDSLRDAADRQLIDAEALNIIFGALQVSDMRARDIMIPRTQLVYLRDDVPPEELLRTIIDSQHSRFPVIGDDLDDIRGILHAKDLLRLAIEREGEFDIKDWIRPAAVIPESKRLNILLQDFRSTRNHMAVVVDEYGHVSGVVTIEDVLEQIVGDIEDEHDVDDESYIKKIDEHTYNVKATTTVEDFNDYFDAEFDEEEFDTIGGIVLKTFGHLPQRGEVTVINELRFKILSADSRRVRLMQVKVP from the coding sequence ATGAGCGAAAACAATCTGGGGCGCCGGTCCTTCCTCGACTGGATGTCCGACATTTTCTCCGGGGAGCCCAGCGATCGGACCGAGCTGATGGACTCGTTGCGGGATGCCGCCGACCGTCAACTGATCGACGCAGAAGCGCTCAACATCATATTCGGTGCATTGCAGGTTTCGGACATGCGCGCGCGGGACATCATGATTCCGCGCACTCAGCTCGTGTATCTGCGCGACGATGTGCCGCCGGAAGAACTGCTGCGAACCATCATCGATTCACAGCACTCGCGCTTTCCGGTGATCGGCGATGATCTCGACGATATCCGGGGCATTCTCCACGCCAAGGATCTGCTGCGGCTTGCCATCGAGCGGGAGGGTGAGTTCGACATCAAGGACTGGATCCGCCCGGCTGCGGTAATTCCGGAGAGCAAGCGTCTCAATATTCTCCTGCAGGACTTCCGCTCGACCCGCAATCACATGGCAGTAGTGGTGGATGAGTACGGCCATGTGAGTGGTGTGGTGACGATCGAAGACGTCCTCGAACAGATCGTGGGGGACATCGAGGATGAACATGATGTGGACGATGAAAGCTACATCAAGAAGATCGACGAGCACACCTACAACGTGAAGGCCACCACGACGGTGGAAGACTTCAACGATTACTTCGATGCGGAGTTCGATGAAGAGGAATTCGATACTATCGGCGGCATCGTTCTGAAAACCTTCGGCCATCTGCCACAGCGCGGCGAGGTCACGGTGATCAACGAACTGCGCTTCAAGATTCTCAGCGCCGATTCCCGGCGGGTGCGGCTGATGCAAGTCAAGGTACCTTGA
- the ybeY gene encoding rRNA maturation RNase YbeY: MPVDVQFAVVVADLPDASRIEEWVIETMRAVAVHQPEAHAGEEVCIRVVDEAESRDLNHRYRHRDRSTNVLSFPADLDLPDPAHPITRILGDIVVCAPVVIAEALQQGKTITEHFAHMVVHGMLHLYGYDHQVESDADVMEQLEREILGRFSIGDPYRETEPA, translated from the coding sequence ATGCCGGTTGATGTCCAGTTCGCGGTGGTGGTCGCGGATCTGCCGGATGCGTCCAGAATCGAGGAATGGGTGATCGAGACCATGCGGGCAGTGGCGGTGCATCAGCCGGAAGCGCATGCTGGCGAAGAGGTCTGTATCCGGGTGGTGGACGAAGCGGAGTCGAGGGATCTCAATCACCGCTACCGGCACCGGGATCGATCTACCAATGTGTTGAGCTTTCCGGCAGACCTGGATCTGCCGGATCCGGCTCATCCGATAACGCGAATACTGGGGGACATCGTTGTCTGCGCGCCTGTTGTGATTGCAGAAGCACTACAGCAGGGCAAGACAATCACCGAGCACTTCGCCCACATGGTGGTGCACGGCATGCTGCATCTGTATGGCTACGACCATCAGGTCGAAAGCGATGCGGATGTGATGGAACAACTTGAAAGGGAAATACTGGGAAGGTTCAGTATCGGTGACCCCTATCGGGAAACCGAGCCAGCCTGA